One window of the Babesia bovis T2Bo chromosome 2, whole genome shotgun sequence genome contains the following:
- a CDS encoding micro-fibrillar-associated protein 1 (MFAP1) C-terminus containing protein, which yields MSAIELFRFLGEDLNRPPSPSQDPLKRRRATQGPKTTRYWPGKAPEYANEGQSSSDSDSDADSDVAKAALEQDRRYSRYTASKDSVSADNEDVTGSVRRRAPAATIVIERETPAEEVQDLGINKNKELEIQVENQNIPRDRSEIRARAMAYRKEEESTIEQKTELLDQSETESEDELTDVDTEESEPVTSSQTINALAKPVFVPKKSRLTVKEKKEIEREEQKKIEAEQKRLEERRKQSKELVIQTLVAENMHQEIENEVNCVDDKDELTEEEYELWKIRELKRIIRDRNERNAHERLAAEVERRREMTEEERLEDDERIRQEKGPIAPKTKIKFLQKYYHKGAFFMDKLEDGSEPIYKRDFNAPTADDCVDKSLMPKSMQVRRGQYGKMGRSKYTHLTAEDTTKFDMPWSQQPAPFTPAGARDSFDRPSKKSAKKN from the exons ATGAGCGCCATTGAACTGTTCCGATTTCTGGGTGAGGACCTTAACAGACCACCCAGTCCATCGCAAGACCCTCTTAAGCGCCGCCGAGCTACTCAAGGGCCAAAGACAACGAGATACTGGCCTGGAAAG GCGCCCGAATACGCCAATGAAGGTCAATCTAGCAGCGATTCGGACTCTGATGCGGATTCAGATGTCGCCAAAGCTGCCTTGGAACAAGATCGCAGATACTCAAGATATACAGCAAGTAAAG ATTCCGTTAGTGCTGATAATGAGGATGTAACAGGAAGCGTTCGGCGTCGTGCCCCGGCAGCGACCATAGTAATAGAAAGGGAGACTCCAGCTGAAGAA GTACAGGATTTGGGAATTAATAAAAACAAGGAACTTGAAATACAAGTAGAAAATCAGAACATCCCACGTGATCGTTCTGAAATACGAGCACGAGCAATGgcatatcgcaaagaaGAAGAATCAACAATCGAACAAAAAACAGAATTATTAGATCAATCGGAAACGGAATCAGAAGATGAATTAACAGATGTAGACACGGAAGAGAGTGAACCTGTAACTTCGAGTCAAACAATTAACGCATTGGCAAAACCAGTATTTGTACCAAAGAAAAGTAGATTGACAGTTAAAGAAAAGAAAGAAATTGAACGGGAAGAACAAAAAAAGATAGAAGCCGAACAAAAGAGATTAGAAGAAAGACGCAAACAAAGCAAAGAACTAGTTATACAAACACTAGTTGCCGAAAACATGCACCAAGAAATCGAAAATGAAGTCAATTGTGTTGATGATAAAGATGAACTCACAGAAGAAGAATATGAACTATGGAAAATACGTGAATTAAAAAGGATCATTAGAGATAGAAATGAAAGGAATGCACATGAACGATTG GCCGCTGAGGTTGAACGAAGAAGAGAAATGACAGAAGAAGAAAGACtagaagatgatgaaagAATAAGACAAGAAAAGGGACCTATAGCACCAAAGACCAAAATCAAATTCTTGCAGAAGTACTACCATAAAGGTGCATTCTTCATGGATAAACTGGAAGATGGATCTGAGCCAATTTACAAACGAGATTTCAATGCACCTACAGCTGATGATTGTGTGGATAAGTCACTCATGCCAAAATCAATGCAAGTTCGACGTGGACAATACGGAAAAATGGGACGAAGCAAATATACTCACTTAACAGCAGAAGATACCACCAAATTCGATATGCCATGGAGCCAACAGCCCGCGCCATTTACACCTGCAGGTGCACGAGACTCATTCGACAGACCCTCGAAAAAGTCTGCAAAGAAAAATTGA
- a CDS encoding WD domain G-beta repeat family protein, with the protein MAKNIKQTSLDNLINGEDVTLDDETGLTPLRASSLTTNFGGTRLLYGGSDGELRCVDFYKWMSGGYGPLWSKNLDQSITAVAMNHDNSVAAAAIGSVISFYSDAGEHMFNTTKGDMYLLDPRKTRGHTATVTCLSADPDENNIFTSGSIDGTLRNFDINAPRQGVSMSIHAIQTFVPKAARGPRAQITALCFCTLKSKSIVVGATERGSLCTWDRRTAYPGVVNMEAHMSRIGAVLSPDDNMLISRCHDVVKLWDLRNPTKVVLECAVPGGDMCPNMAISPDGLHVAVGEVTPINPRNIKEGFKGCIKVVSAKTLSVDHQFKVKSPPGPIAWANELGQLFTICHDGKIWSRCNSDALESMYLSRAKAAVRHKATAAAQQTVSVQPEVFPIDQLPDNLEEAEDGTLKRKRLPRQYNKPGAKEEPDLDYVSYGRTPVSYEDEDIVTKLRAMEGDTNSVTAVATGTGIQRIPYKTDKFMRMYQKSQPELILDFTAPEGKEENMLIGVQKCPRCGIKICQCGYMDSRKS; encoded by the coding sequence ATGGCAAAAAACATCAAGCAAACATCTTTGGATAATCTAATAAATGGAGAAGATGTGACGCTAGATGATGAAACGGGTTTAACGCCATTGCGTGCGTCATCCCTAACAACAAACTTCGGAGGTACCAGGCTGTTGTACGGAGGCTCAGACGGGGAGCTGCGATGCGTGGATTTCTATAAATGGATGAGTGGAGGTTACGGACCGCTATGGAGTAAAAATTTGGACCAGAGCATTACAGCAGTGGCCATGAACCATGATAATTCCGTAGCTGCAGCTGCCATTGGAAGTGTTATATCGTTCTACAGCGATGCTGGAGAGCATATGTTTAACACCACAAAAGGAGATATGTATCTGCTAGATCCAAGGAAGACACGAGGGCATACGGCAACGGTCACATGCCTCTCTGCAGACCCAGACGAAAATAACATCTTCACTTCGGGATCCATCGATGGAACACTACGGAATTTTGATATAAACGCACCCAGGCAAGGTGTatccatgtctatacatGCAATACAAACGTTCGTGCCCAAAGCTGCCAGAGGGCCTAGAGCCCAAATAACTGCACTGTGCTTCTGTACATTGAAGTCGAAATCAATCGTAGTAGGTGCCACAGAAAGAGGTTCATTGTGTACTTGGGACCGTAGAACAGCGTATCCCGGAGTAGTAAACATGGAAGCACATATGTCCCGTATCGGCGCTGTGCTATCACCGGATGATAACATGCTCATATCACGCTGCCATGATGTAGTCAAGTTATGGGACCTACGAAATCCTACAAAGGTAGTGCTAGAATGCGCTGTACCAGGAGGTGATATGTGCCCAAATATGGCAATAAGCCCAGATGGATTACACGTTGCTGTGGGTGAAGTGACGCCGATAAACCCACGTAATATAAAGGAAGGCTTCAAAGGTTGTATAAAGGTAGTATCTGCAAAGACTCTATCCGTAGATCATCAGTTTAAAGTAAAGTCACCACCAGGACCTATAGCCTGGGCCAATGAGCTGGGTCAATTGTTCACAATTTGCCACGATGGTAAAATATGGTCGCGTTGCAACTCAGACGCACTAGAATCAATGTACCTCTCAAGAGCCAAAGCTGCAGTACGTCACAAAGCTACAGCTGCAGCACAACAAACCGTATCGGTTCAACCAGAAGTATTCCCTATTGATCAACTTCCCGATAACTTGGAAGAAGCTGAGGATGGTACACTCAAGAGGAAACGTTTACCACgacaatataacaaaccTGGTGCGAAAGAAGAACCTGATCTAGATTATGTATCGTATGGAAGAACACCAGTTAGCTATgaagatgaagatataGTTACCAAATTGCGTGCTATGGAAGGGGATACAAACAGCGTAACAGCAGTTGCAACCGGTACAGGCATACAAAGGATTCCATACAAGACTGATAAGTTTATGCGAATGTACCAAAAGAGCCAGCCAGAACTTATACTGGACTTTACCGCACCAGAAGGCAAGGAAGAAAATATGCTAATAGGAGTTCAAAAATGCCCACGTTGCGGTATCAAAATATGCCAATGTGGCTATATGGATAGCAGGAAATCATAA